The window TAAAGGATGAAAAAGGTGTGGGGCTAATTGTTGTTGCACAGCTATTGGACAAAGCGAGCAATCAAGGAACCTATCAAGTTGTATATTTCGATCTTTCATCAAGAAAGATATTGTCTAGCAGTTCTGTGCAAGGAAAAGCCGGAGGCTTTGGATTGCGTAACTTTTGGGCTTCTTCAATGTATAAGGCTTTGAAAAAAGCAGATAAATGTTTTTATAATAAAAATTAATTGGATTATCACCAAACCAAAATTCCAAAAAGGCTGTGTATCTTTCTCAATTTCCATTAGAGAAAGATATACAGTTTTTTTATGGTGACAATAATTGAATTCTATCATTCATCACGCTTCTATATTATGGGTAAGGGAGTGAAGATTCTCTTCAGGCTGCCAACGGATATGATGCTAATGAATTCCGGGACCCATTCGTGATGAAAGAAGGCAATGTTTATAAGATGTTTATTACTACCCGTGGCTATGATAATCAATCTGCCTATCTTTATTTTTTTTCTTGTAATTCTTTTTACCTTCCAATTAGGTCTCTTTCCCGGTTATTTAAAATAAAAAATAAATTTATCTGCTACCTGCTACTAAAGTAACATTAATTACTTGATAACTAATAAAATAAACTAGTATCAGATAAACTTTCTATACAATTTATCTGCTACTAACATTTGCTATCTGCTACTAACCTGATATTCCAATTATGTATAATTGGGGAAATCACAGCCTGCTCAGTTTTCTCTAACAGTGTTTCAAAGTCGTATTCGCTCACTTTTATGGGAGTATGAACCGTAAATGTTAAGTGGTTGTCATATCATTTTAATAGATATATTTTCCCACTTCACTACGCTAAATCAATGCACAAAATAATAAAATCTGAGCTTAATGTTCCTTGGTTATTATTATGGTATCTTATTTAATCAGTTACTCATTTTTTCCGCTTTAACTAAGTAAGCCCACAGCCGTGAACCCATGAGTCCTCAGTTGAGAACTCATCGTTCTTCATCCGAGAACCCATGGGTTCACAGATGAGGGCTCACTTACATCTCTTTACAAATTGGATTAACTTATTAGGGAAAATTAGTTAATTTTATAGGTGTCCTACGGTAAAAAACAATTAAAATAAAGTGCGTATTTTATTTGAATTTCGTATCCTTTTTGCATTATCTTTATGCCATAAACGTCATTCATTTCGGTCGTATCCTCAGAAAGCTAAATATTCCTAACCGAAGGATTAACGGGAATACTTATTATGATGTTGCGGAACGTTTGATTTAGTAGCAGATAGTTCTGATTTAGTAGCAGATAAAAAGTTGAACTTTTTTATCTGCTACTAGTTGAAAGCCCTTTTGTGAGGGCTTTTTGTGCGTTTTTAGTGGAAGATGGGGGAGCTGGATACCCATTGCAGCAAAAAATAAAAATTTCTTCATTTTCTTGGTTTTAAAAAATTAATATTAAAGAGGCATCATATAATTATAAACTAATGTACCACCAAAAAAACCAGTAATATTAACAGTAATGGCAGCAATGCCATACAAAATAAAAGAAATCCATTTAAGTGTGCTGTTCTCTTTTTTACCTGAAGCAAGCATTAATCGTATTACTGAAGTTACAATAAGCAAACACATTGTAATGAAGGCAAATAATTCATGAGACTCCTTAACAGAACCTGCTGCGCCCGACATCTCAGACGTAAATAATTCTCCCGATAACCATGTAACTACAGTAGCCAATGTACCAGTGACCAACAAATACAGACTCAGCTTTGGTAAGCACAATTCCTTTTTAATAATTAAAGAAGCTAATTCAATAATGAATCCGAACATGACCAATGCTATTGGAAAATGAACCAGCATAGGATGAAGATGACTTGTATCAAACATAACTTTAAAAATATTAAGAGATTAATAGAAATGATTATCTGATTAAAAAAACAGCATTGGATGAATTATCAATTTTCATTGTGCTGTCTGTTATTTATCTGTTACTCGTTTGATTATGAGTAACAAATAAATAAAAAATAATGCAATAAAAAAAGTAAAATGAAAGAAAATTACACGATTCATATTTTCTGCACGAAATAATGGCGTACACTGTTAATACCCAACATTCTGTATTAGTTGCGGATTCATTCCCTTTACTTTTTCTGGAATAGGAAAAACAGTTGTGTATCCGTTCTCTTCGTTAGGAAGTTGTGGACGGCTGCTATATGCTCTTGTAAACTGGCCGAAGCGTATTAAGTCCTGTCGCCTCCAGCCCTCCCAAGCTAATTCCAGTTGTCTTTCGGCTAGTAGATTCTCTAAAGTTGCTTTCCGGGCAGGTGCACTAACGCGATTACGAACCTCATTCAACTCTGCATCTCCGTCATCACCATTGCGGACTTTGGCTTCGCTTTTCATCAACAGTACATCTGCATAGCGGAACAAAACAATGTCATTCTCCATTAACTTACCATCTTTTGTTCCCGTTGCGTCTACTTCATACTTCTTCATACGTGCACCCGCTGTTTTCTCATAAGGAGTATTTGAAACATCCAGAAGCACTTTCAAGGGGAAGTATTCCAGGACTGTTCCGTTATCCAGTTTCACCACGTTTCCTTTCAGATCATACACGATTCCGGCAAAATAGCATTTATCAAAACGAGGGTCTATTGTCTTTGTACAATAACCGAACGTATTGAGTGCCTCTATAGTAGCACTCGAGCCGTTTTCGCCTCCAAGTCCGTAGGCTTTGGCATGGTTGTAATGACGGGAACGGAAAAGATATTGCATCTGGTTAGTGTACATTGTTTTATTCATTGGAATGGTAAATATATTCTCATTAGATGATTCATTGAATACTGCAAAGTTGCTTTCGTATTGTGGCTCTAACTGGTATCCTAATGCCGTGATCATATCACAATAAGCGGCTGTTGCTTGCCAAGCATTCAACTGTTTACCATCCACTTCGAAGTAAATTGATTTTCCGTCTGGACGTATGTTATCCGTCCAGTTATTATCGGTGTAGATCTCTGCATTTAAAGTCAGTTTTGCCAGCAAAAAACAGATAACCGGACGAGTGAGACGTCCGTAGTAATCTCCGGACTGGTTACTACGTGCTGCAGTCAATAGAGGGGCGGTTGCCTGCAATTCTTTCACTACAAAGTCGAATATTTCTTTCCGCTCTTTCTGGACCACTTCTTTCATTGGTGTTGAGGAAGATAGTATCAACGGAACTCTTCCAAACAAATCCATAAGATAATAATAGTACATAGCGCGCATGGCGCGTACTTCCGCCCGGTAAACTGGCAGTTCGGCATCTGAATGTGTCTCTGCAAAACGGTCAATCTCCTCTAAAGATTTGTTGCAAAGATTCACCACTTTATAGAGATATTCCCATGTAGCCTGAATAGCGTCATTGTCCGTTCCCCATTTATGCAGAAACAGCCCTTGCCAGAAGCCGCCGTCATACCAGTCACCGCCACGAGTGGGCATAATAGCCTCGTCTGTAGTGAATGTATTCAGGTCATAAACACCGCGTCCTGTACCTTGTAATCCCTGGCTGTCGTTATATCCACCAACATACGTGTACAATGAAGCAACAGCGTTGAGGTAGACATCTGAAAGCGTTTTGTAAGCTTCCTTTTCAGGCAGTTTATCACGCGGGGTTTCTTCCAGAAATTTGTTGCACGCAGCAGATAACATTATCAAAACAACACATGAGAAAACATAAATATACTGGCGTTTCATTTGAATTTCCTCCATTAAAAATTAATACTCAATCCTAGCGTATAAGTCCGTGCCAAAGGGTATCCACGTTTGTCGTCCAAACCAAGCGTATTATTCACCGTTGAACTGTTAATCATGGGCGTAAGTCCGGAATATCCGCTAATTGTAGCCAGATTATTGACGGTAAACGCCAGGCGGAGCGACTGGATATACTTCTTTATTTTTTGCACAGGTACGTTCCACCCAACTGTTAAGTAGTCGAAATTAATATAGTCACCCCGCTCCAGCCAGTAATCAGTAGCTGTCTGGTCTTTGATGTTACGCTGTGGTGCCTCTTTCATCACATTATAATCCGGTAATATATTCATATTCATATAAGTCAGTGAAGTACCGTTATAGATTTTATGCCCGAAAGCTCCGTTGATCTGTATTGAGATATCCCAACGTTTGTAACGTAAACTGATGTTAGACCCCAGCAAAGCTTTGGGTACAGCCTGTCCTGCCACATAACGGTCTTCTCCGTCTTCCAGACTGACACCTCCTCCGTTCAGGTCTGCAATATCATATACTGATCCGCCGTTGGAGCCAGTGACCAGCCCTTTGGAATGCGGCAGGTAGAATACACCTAGTGGTTGCCCCACTACCTGATATACAATGTTGTTATATCCTCCGTGAAATCCGGCACCGTTCAGACTTGCCAGACTTTTGTATTTAGAGGCCGAAATGGCTTCTCCATTGTAATAACCGCTCAATGACAACAGCTTGTTTTGCTGAAAAGTAATATTGGCGTTGATATTCAGTTCCATATCCTTGGCTTTCAGAGGCGTTATTCCAATTGCAATTTCTGTTCCACTATTTCGCATAGAGCCGATATTTGCCAATAATGTGTTGTAGGTGAAAGGAGGTACACTCACATTATACAGATAGAGCATATCTTTTGTCTTCGATGTATAATAATTAGCCGAAAGTAACAAGCGGTTATCGAACAAAGCTATGTCAATTCCTGTATTGAAAGTATGCTTTACTTCCCATTTCAAGTTTGGATTCGTATTCCGTATATCACCCAGCGATACCACTGTAGAAGATCCCACAGGAATAACTCCGTTTGGTTTTACCAGATTCAGTGTAGTGTATGAATCAATTCCGCTTTGATTTCCTGCCAATCCGTATCCGATGCGAAACTTCAGGTTATTTACCATCGACAGGTGCTTCATGAACTTCTCTTCGCTCATTACCCAGGCAGCCGAAAAAGAAGGAAAGAATCCCCATTTATGATTTTTTCCGAATTTGGAAGAGGCATCTGTACGGGTATTGATTGTGAAAATATAACGGTCGGTAAATGTATAATTAAAGCGTCCCAGAAATGAGACCAGGCGAGGTTCTTCATAATAGGAATTCGTCCCTTCCCACAAACGGATTGCTCCCGACTGCAAGTTGTCGTATCCAAATTTGTCTGTGCTGAAATTTGTTACTGTGGTGTAGAAACCGGTGTATGTTTCTTTTTGCAATTCAGCCAGTACCAGTGCATCAAAGAAATGTTTTTTCCAGTTCTTTTTGTAGGTTAGCATCATGTTCCCAAGCAATGACTCTTTTTTTCGTGTTCCTTTATAAGCTTGTCCGTGTGCCCAGACTGAGGTGGGCAGATATTGTGAGTTCTCCACAATATTATTGGTATACGCACCAAACATTGCTAGTTTCCAGCTTTCGGACAGGTGGAATGTTAGTCGGGCATGACCACTGATATGCGAAGTAGCATCATTGTCTTTCACCTCCATCCAGGCCAATGGGTTAGTAATCTGGCTGGCATTCGTGATCATATCCCAGGAGTCTGTTTCCGGATTCTTATGATTGGGGAAAGTAGGATTGAAAGTGGCTGCCGAATAGAATGTCTTTTGATAATCGAACAAATTCCGATTCTTCTGAACAGAGCCAAACATACCCAGATCGCATTTTACAAAACCGTCGAAGACTTCCTGCACCATGTTCATATTGGAAGTTAAAATTTTCATATCTTCATTCAGAATTACTCCCTGGCGGTTCATAAGCCCCACGGAAACACGATAACTGGAAGCCTGAGTTCCTCCATAGAAAGCAACGTTATGATTTTGCTGCAGTCCGGTTTGTTCTGTTTCTTTCTGAAAATCAGTACTGTACCCTTTATCCAGAATGGAAATGTTTCGATCGGACGCCACTTTCCGAAATTCATCGGCAGAAAGCATTTTCAGATTCTTGTAGACTGAGGCAATACCGAAACTGCTATTATAGCTCACTCTTGTCTTGTCACTGATTCCCTTCTTTGTTGTTATTTCGATTACGCCTGAAGCACCGCGCGATCCGTACTGTGCTGTCTCAGATGCATCCTTCAAGATAGTGAAACTCTCTATGTCAGTGGGGTAAATAGAGGCAAGCATACTTAAATCACCGAAAACACCATCAACTATAATCAGCGGATCGTTGCCACTGGTTAATGAGGTTGTGCCACGTAACCGTACAGCATCCAGAGCTGCCGGACTGTTTGTGCTACGCTGAATAGTTAATCCCGGTACCCGTCCACGTATAGCATCCAGAGGGGTAGTTATTTGTTCCCTGTTCATCTGATTTTCCGTAACTTTCTCTACAGATCCCGAAACATTCTTTAGCTTTCCGGTAGCATATCCTATCGTAATTAATGAATCGGGCGGAAATATATCTGCCTTTTGTGCTATTGATGTATCTGGATAGATAGATAACAAACAGATACTTAAAATCCACCATTTGTAGTATTGTGCCATGAGTCCTGATTTTAAGGAATTATATTGTTATAACAAATGAAACCTTATATATGCTCAATTATATTAGTTATATTTCTATATTGAAATCTCTAACGATCATTGAAAATTGATTATATTTGGGTGGACTAACAAATGAAAGATTATGAAGATAGAACATGATAAAGAAAATGGAATTTTCCAGATGATGGTTGATGGAGTAACTGCCTATGTATCTTATCGGCTGGTAGATGGAGGATTAGATATTCGTCATACGATTGTTCCTGAAGAATTAGGAGGCAGAGGTATAGCATCAGCTTTGGTTAAAGCTGCCTATGACTATGCTTTGGAAAACGGATATAAACCGGTGGCTACTTGCTCGTATGCAGTGGTTTGGCTAAAAAGGCATCCGGAGTATCATGGTAAAACGGGGAATGATTTTGGTGGTGAAGGTACTTGTGCGGTGTAGATTTCATCTATGAAGAATTGTCATACACTTTACCTTTGATATCTTTGCGACAAAGAGTTCGCTTTTGTCTTAGAATCGTTATATTAGAGAGTTCTTATCTATTGTTCAGGAATTCTTTTCTGTTCCATACAAATTGATATTTTATCGCATCCTTCTTACATATAACAGAGCAGCTCCCGCACATTACACACTCAGAGTCGGCCACGAGACCCTTGTTGTCCTTTACATACTGCAGCAGGTGCACGCCCGTTCTGCAATCAGTCTCACACAACCCGCAGTTTACGCATTTCTCTGTATCGACTACTGGTACAAGCCTTGAATATTTTGCGAGATATGAGGCCGGGAATCCGAAGATACACATGTTACGGCATCCCCACCGCTTATTTGTAAGAAGTGCCGTCAGACTTGCCATGCCAATATCTACGCACCATACCAAACAGTAATGCCTGTTAAAGCTTGGTTCTAATCTGAAGGGATTGAAATGGAATCCGTTTATTGTTCCGCGCTGTATGTTCAGGTAAAAGAATGCAAAGGCAGAAGTGAAGAACATAATTTGCATAAGTACGCGAAACCATGTCATTGTTTTACGGTATTCTGCTTTCGGTTTTCTTGCATGATGGACGCAGTCATATGCTGTTCCCATGAAACAAAACCATCCACATCCAATGCGCCCTAATATAGGTGTCAACAGCAGGAATATTACCCATATAATCATAACCATTGTAACAGCTCCCCAGTAAATAGAATGCCAAATGAATCCAATGGCAAAGTACTGAAAGAAGGCGGGAGTTAGCATCAGAAAGAAGAATCGTGAGAGAAAACTTAAAGAACTAATTCGATTTTTTTTCATTTTATACTACTTTTATGAATCGTTGTTATAAGCCTTTTTCTTAGCTTCTCAGGCTTTTTTATGCCTTTGTTGAGGCCTTTTTATTGTTCTTATATGATTTTCTGTTGCTGGTTATTGTCTGTTTTGAGCAACAAAGTAACAACAAAAACTAAAATAAAAAAAGCAAACTAAAATTATTTTTTACTTTAGTTTGCTTTACCTTAAATTTTTGTTGTAAAGACTCAATTATTAGGCGAATTATACTTTTATTAGATCTTTTTTTTTCTTAAAAAATTGCCTTTACTTTCCTATAAAGCATTGCTTATCTTTCTATACTTTTCTATAGTTAATCTTGCCATTAGGTAACTTACAGTCGATTCGGCCCCTTGATTGAGATTCACATGGGTCTCTTCCAGTCCATCATAACAGCCACCTGTACATGGATTGTAAACAATTTGATGTAGTCGGTTATTTCCTAAGAACCAGTTGAATGCTATTTCCATTTTTTTTCGATACTCTTCATCCTTAAACTCCTTATAGAATGTACTTAGCGTCATAATGGTGTAAGCAACATCGATGGGCTGTTCGCCAAACCGTGCTGCTTTCTGACCTTTCAACAACCAACTCCTATTGGAAATAACTTCAATTCCATTCTTATTAAAAATATGCGATAGCAGAAATTTGAATGATGTTAGGGCTATATCTTTGTAAATGCTTTCACCTGTCATCAAAAAGGCAAATAGCATGGCTTCTGGCAAAATGCTGTTGGCATAAGTCAGGTAGCTTTCATACCATTCCCATGATTCGGATGATTCCTTTTTATACAACAGAAGCAAGCGCTTAGCATACGTTTTTACCAGATCCAGATGATCAGTGTCTTTTTCTGCCTTGTGAAAATAGAAAAGTCCTTTCATGGCAAAGGCCATTGAGCGTGGCGATTTTACAGCTTTCATACTTGGCAATGCTTTCTCAAAGATAGAGATGGCATCAGTAATCATTGCTTCGGGCAGAATATCTTTCAAAGAGACTATATAGCCTAATGACCAGAGGGCTCTTCCATTAGAATCATCTAGATTGACTTCCTTATTCTGATCCGTAAAGTTCTTCTCCAGATCAACATAATTTAAAAAGTTACCGGATGGTTGCTGGCAGGATTTTATGAAAGCGAGATATTTATAAATAAGATTAATACTTTCTTTTTCACCGTTCAATTCAAAGTACATGCAAGTTGCCACCAGTGCGCGGGCATTGTCGTCGAGTGTATAACCCGAGGAGAGATCGGGTTGATTGATTTTTGAAAACTGAATCATCCCAACATCAGTTGTCATCGACTTCAGATGACCCATATTAATTTCCGGTAAATTGTATTTAATCTGAATCTTATTATCAGATATAGATTTGAATAACATGGCATGTGCTACAGCTGAGTTTTCCCAGGCAGTATATACAATCTTTTGTAGAGTGTTTGTTCTAAAGCTTTTTCGCAACGTATTATTGTTAAGTAAAAGGTTTACACCTGCTGCTAATTGTTCCGAATTCCGAAAATCAAAAATAATCCCTGTATCTTTAGTCAAAACTTCTTTTGCATGTGGAATTGGTGTGGAGATGATAGGACAACCGCAGCTCATGGCATACACAAACGTGCCACTTACTGCCTGATTGGGATCGTTCGTGGTGAACAGATAAATATCAGTAAGCTGTAAATATTCAAGCAATTCAGGCAATGACAGGTATTTATTAATAAATATCACGTGGCCTTTAATATTGAGATCATTCACTATCTGAATAAGATTTTCTCTGTATATTTCGCCCTCGTTCTTTACAACCTCGGGGTGTGTTTTACCAATAATCAGAAACACTACCTCGGGAGATTGTTTTATTATTGCCGGCAAAGCATTCAATGTAGTTTCAATACTCTTTCCGGAACTAAGTAGTCCGAAGGTTGTAAGTACTTTACGACTGGCTAAACCGTATTTTTCTTTTAAAAAATCTTCGTTCAGATGAAGCACTAAGTGCGTTCCGTGAGCTATCACCGTTATTTTCTTTCTCAGAATGCCATAATCACTCATCAGTATCTTGGCCGAAGTTTTAGTCATAACAACAATAGACTGACAGGCAGCTGCAATATTTTTGACTTTTAGTTCCAATTGTGCATCCGGATTGGGAAGCACAGTGTGAAAGACTAACGCAACCGGTTTAGTAAGATCATTCAATAACTGCAGAAATGCTTGCTCCTGATATTTATAGAAGCCAAACTCATGCTGAATCAGTACGAGTTGAATCTGGCTATCATTATTAATATTCTGAGCCAGATCTGTATATGAAGCAATCTGCGAAGTATCAAGAGTGTATTTTACTTCTTCAGGATAGTTGTAACTGACTTTGCCTGTTTCTAGTGCGCAAACTTTAATAGATAATGAATTGCTGAATTTCTTATTTAAAGTGGTAATTAAATCTTGTGAATAGGTTGCTATACCGCATTCGCGAGGTGGATAAGACGTTATAAATAAAATTTCGGCTTGAGGGGTGATATTATTTTTCATTGTTTCTGTATTTAGCCGTTAATTCTTCTACTAAAGCTGTTAGATTCAACGATGCACATGCTATAGAAGAATCGGCAGCACCGTAATAAATAAATAAGGTATCGCCAAATAAGGCTGTTCCGGTTGGGAAACAAACGTTATTAACGTAACCATTTAGTTCCCAATTGTATTCCGGGGAAAACAATGCATTGGGTAGTCGGGCCAGTTCTTTGGAAGGATCATTCAAATCAAGTAAAGCAGCACAGGCGGAATAGACTAGCCCGTTTTCGGTTTCTTCTACGCCATGGTATATTAGCAGCCATCCATGTTTTGTTTCAATGGGAGGGCATCCACCTCCTATATAATTGCATTCGTGCTGATAGACAGGATCCATTACAATATGATCCTGAAAGTTTTGAAAATAGTTTTCCCAGTATTCTGGGGTCAGATCTTTTATGTTTTTAACGGATACAATCTGAATTCCAGGTCTTATGCGATGCAGAAATACTAAATTCCCATTAATTTTGCGTGGAAAGAAAACTACATTTTTATCCCATAACAGGATTTTTTTATCAGGATCAGATTCCTGATAATAGAATTTATGATTATGATAGTAATTCTCATTTACTTTACCGGCTGATTCTACAAGAAATACAAAATGTGCGTATGAAATATCAGGAACTACGAGTCCTTGTTTCGTGAAATGTACTAAATCTTTTGATGTGGCTAAAGCACCGCGGGCATTGGTCCCATCATATCCCGTATAAGACATATAATAGGTATCGTCAATCTTAACAATACGGGGATCTTCAACGCCTTGTGATTCATAACTAAACTCGGGAACTATAAGAGGCTTATCACCTCTTTCAGCTACATTAAATGGTCCGTCCAACCGGCAATAACCAATCGTTGATTGATTCCAGAGTTGAACTGCCCGATAAAATACATGAACGCTGTCGCCTACACGAATTATGGCAGGGTTTAATATGCCTTCATTTTCAAACTCCAAATCGGACTTTGATAATATAACTCCTTCTTTTTTTACTTCAATCATGACTGTTTATATTGAGTGATTTAAACTAAAAACCCTTCTCTTTGTCTATCGACATTGGAGAAGGGTTGATGTAAAATGTAACATTTTAGGATCTCTTAATAGATAGCTTTTAATTATGAATTAATCATCACTTCTATTTTTTCGTTTTAAGGCTTTGTCAGCTCTTTTTTCTTTCAGACTTTTTACAGCTTCTTTTTTTTGAGATTTCTCTTTTACTTCTTTTCCTTTAGGCATAATATTTATTTTAAAATGTGTAGAATTTCTCTATAGTTGAGAATTTATATAAATGAATCGGTAGATGTGTGATTTATTCTTTACTGTAATTATTGATACTCCAGGTTGTTAATTTACAAGGGTTATTACCAATTATTCTGCAGTCTAAGAGATCTCTGCGAACTAATATGTAGTAATTGATTAAGATGATAAGCTGTTTCTTTTCCTTAGTTTATCAAGATGTATATATATAAAACTTAAGTTGTTATGAATCAACCTCTATTTATTGGCGTTCATTTTGGCTTTCTTAGTTTTCTATTGTGGTAGATAATAATTCTATTTCCAAATGTACGACATAAATCTCAGTTTTCAAAATTAATTGATATATATTAACCTGTTGTAAGAATTAAAATCGTAAGAAAATGATTTATAAAAAGTTGAGCATATCGATAAAATATTTGATGTATGAAAACAGTTTAACTCTGATTTTGTGAATTCTTGTGGAAATATCCCCCGGTGTGGTGTTGTACCTAAATTCTCTGATTTGGAAATCTTAGTGTATTTGCCAACCTTAACTTTGGATATATTGTGGTATTTCGCATAATTGTAGAGTTGGTCACGTGTCAGATAAAATTTCTCCATAGCTTCCGCTACCGTATAATATTTTGGTTTTTCGGGTTCTGCTATACCTTTATGAAAGAAAGTCTGCTGCTCATTTTAAGATGTTAGTTCTCTTTTATTTCGTCCGAAATATGTCAACTATCGTAAACCATTGTCAACCATTGTCAACTTCGTCCACGACCTTTCCGAATAAGTTTTAGGTACAAACCACTGAGCAGATATCTTTTGATTTTGATTGTGGTTCTATCTGTGAGTTAGATTGAGATAAAGACTTTTTTTTATTTTGAAAGATACGTTCTACTATAGGCAACAGATATTCATTTACAATGGATTGGAAACTTATATAGATTGCACTTAGTAACAGACAACAAATCGTAAAAGCCACAACTCCCGTAAACTCATCCATCTGTAGTTCTTTCACCACAAACAAACGAAATGTCATAGCAATGCACAATATTGATGCAAAAAGAAATAAATAGATGATAATATAGTCTGTTTTCTTAGCTATCATATTAATCAATAGTTATTGTTTGTGCGCAAATATATGCTAATAACTATTTGATTCCTATACTTTGCGGATCAGTGGATGCTTGTGGCTTCGTTTGGCAGCATTTGGCTAAAAAATAGTTGATGTATTATTATGTCTTTGGTTATATTGAGAGCGTATTTGAAATAAGTTCATTCCATCTATATCTTAATTTATTCATTTCAATAGAATTACATATCTTCGAGAGTCAGGCAAGCAGTCTCTATTTCATATTTAAAGAACAATCTCGTGCGTACTGTTTCAATCTTTTGTTGAAATAGTTCTGGCTTGAAGTTCTTGCGTTGACGTTTTACTTCGGCAATAAAGACTTTGGATGATTCTGCTGAAATTGCAATGATATCTATTTCATTCTGGTCCACATTCTTTCCTTTAGAGGTTTTCCACCAGGAACCTATGTTTTTATAAATCTGTTTTTCTCTGAGTTGTTCACGAAAGTACCGTTCCAATGTCGAACCGGAATAGGTCGGATAATCAGCTTTTACGATTTCGGCAAGTTTTGTGAATAATCCAGCTTGTACGAAATCCTGATGTTTCACAATGTAT of the uncultured Bacteroides sp. genome contains:
- a CDS encoding DUF2231 domain-containing protein, producing the protein MFDTSHLHPMLVHFPIALVMFGFIIELASLIIKKELCLPKLSLYLLVTGTLATVVTWLSGELFTSEMSGAAGSVKESHELFAFITMCLLIVTSVIRLMLASGKKENSTLKWISFILYGIAAITVNITGFFGGTLVYNYMMPL
- a CDS encoding RagB/SusD family nutrient uptake outer membrane protein, encoding MKRQYIYVFSCVVLIMLSAACNKFLEETPRDKLPEKEAYKTLSDVYLNAVASLYTYVGGYNDSQGLQGTGRGVYDLNTFTTDEAIMPTRGGDWYDGGFWQGLFLHKWGTDNDAIQATWEYLYKVVNLCNKSLEEIDRFAETHSDAELPVYRAEVRAMRAMYYYYLMDLFGRVPLILSSSTPMKEVVQKERKEIFDFVVKELQATAPLLTAARSNQSGDYYGRLTRPVICFLLAKLTLNAEIYTDNNWTDNIRPDGKSIYFEVDGKQLNAWQATAAYCDMITALGYQLEPQYESNFAVFNESSNENIFTIPMNKTMYTNQMQYLFRSRHYNHAKAYGLGGENGSSATIEALNTFGYCTKTIDPRFDKCYFAGIVYDLKGNVVKLDNGTVLEYFPLKVLLDVSNTPYEKTAGARMKKYEVDATGTKDGKLMENDIVLFRYADVLLMKSEAKVRNGDDGDAELNEVRNRVSAPARKATLENLLAERQLELAWEGWRRQDLIRFGQFTRAYSSRPQLPNEENGYTTVFPIPEKVKGMNPQLIQNVGY
- a CDS encoding SusC/RagA family TonB-linked outer membrane protein, whose amino-acid sequence is MAQYYKWWILSICLLSIYPDTSIAQKADIFPPDSLITIGYATGKLKNVSGSVEKVTENQMNREQITTPLDAIRGRVPGLTIQRSTNSPAALDAVRLRGTTSLTSGNDPLIIVDGVFGDLSMLASIYPTDIESFTILKDASETAQYGSRGASGVIEITTKKGISDKTRVSYNSSFGIASVYKNLKMLSADEFRKVASDRNISILDKGYSTDFQKETEQTGLQQNHNVAFYGGTQASSYRVSVGLMNRQGVILNEDMKILTSNMNMVQEVFDGFVKCDLGMFGSVQKNRNLFDYQKTFYSAATFNPTFPNHKNPETDSWDMITNASQITNPLAWMEVKDNDATSHISGHARLTFHLSESWKLAMFGAYTNNIVENSQYLPTSVWAHGQAYKGTRKKESLLGNMMLTYKKNWKKHFFDALVLAELQKETYTGFYTTVTNFSTDKFGYDNLQSGAIRLWEGTNSYYEEPRLVSFLGRFNYTFTDRYIFTINTRTDASSKFGKNHKWGFFPSFSAAWVMSEEKFMKHLSMVNNLKFRIGYGLAGNQSGIDSYTTLNLVKPNGVIPVGSSTVVSLGDIRNTNPNLKWEVKHTFNTGIDIALFDNRLLLSANYYTSKTKDMLYLYNVSVPPFTYNTLLANIGSMRNSGTEIAIGITPLKAKDMELNINANITFQQNKLLSLSGYYNGEAISASKYKSLASLNGAGFHGGYNNIVYQVVGQPLGVFYLPHSKGLVTGSNGGSVYDIADLNGGGVSLEDGEDRYVAGQAVPKALLGSNISLRYKRWDISIQINGAFGHKIYNGTSLTYMNMNILPDYNVMKEAPQRNIKDQTATDYWLERGDYINFDYLTVGWNVPVQKIKKYIQSLRLAFTVNNLATISGYSGLTPMINSSTVNNTLGLDDKRGYPLARTYTLGLSINF
- a CDS encoding GNAT family N-acetyltransferase yields the protein MKIEHDKENGIFQMMVDGVTAYVSYRLVDGGLDIRHTIVPEELGGRGIASALVKAAYDYALENGYKPVATCSYAVVWLKRHPEYHGKTGNDFGGEGTCAV
- a CDS encoding 4Fe-4S binding protein; its protein translation is MKKNRISSLSFLSRFFFLMLTPAFFQYFAIGFIWHSIYWGAVTMVMIIWVIFLLLTPILGRIGCGWFCFMGTAYDCVHHARKPKAEYRKTMTWFRVLMQIMFFTSAFAFFYLNIQRGTINGFHFNPFRLEPSFNRHYCLVWCVDIGMASLTALLTNKRWGCRNMCIFGFPASYLAKYSRLVPVVDTEKCVNCGLCETDCRTGVHLLQYVKDNKGLVADSECVMCGSCSVICKKDAIKYQFVWNRKEFLNNR